CATAGTCCATATGGTGtacagaagccccccccccattagttGTATGATAAACAGGGTGTATGATATCGCCGTGTTGGTGTTGCGTTAACGACATAATGTCTAGAACCATCCcccaggaccatcattgcaacggACCAATCCGTTGTGCTGTCGTACCTTTGCGACTCGGAAAAGGACGGTTGTGGGTTAGCTGTCGGTTAGGGTAAGGTAATGTTAGGTTGAGGTTACGTTAGGCTGGCTTCGGTATTTTTCCGGTCTTTTTCCTCGTGTCGCGAAGACACGACATCACAACGACGTGATTGGTCCGTTGCAATGAGTAACATTTGTGATGTCGTGGGAACAATATCAACACAGCGATACCAGATCATGCTGATAAACAcccaagtggaaaagagggcttctGATGTCCTAtaccagggacaccacctagccattggtttagATTTGTgggcgacacctgggttaaaattaaatctcaggacgtaccacatttcaccaaccacattaactctggacagctacgtcaagttcaccagggaggacgtAAAAAAAGGACAGGTTAGccttagactgaaattgcaattggtgatggggggacatttgattgttgtttactgtaaacctacacatactgatcagtacttaaggtttgactctcatcatccactggagcacaaactaggagtcatcaggacgctgtaccaccgggCTGACAaagtccccaccgacacagcggccggggaaggggagaaatcccacattaaacaggccctggctaagtgtggttatcctaactggggtcaaagccaggaagacgcccaatcagtgcaccagccaatcgaagagagaaggacaacagctgtctgtccaagtgtaaaccagtggtgattctgtatgggggcgggagtgtcggaaaagttgaggcgcttattttccaaacatcgtctCAGTTGCTATCAAACCCTCAAACACACTCCGCCAGAAGCTGGTCCACCCCAATGATCGGGTCCCCGacataaacagagcaatatagtgtacgctgttaagttcagggaggattgctgtgacttgtacattggggaaacacgCTGGCCAACAGAATGGCACAAAACAGGAGAGGTAACGCGTCAGGCCAAGAGTCCACAGTCTAcccccatctgcaggccagtggccactctttcaaggatgaggatgtgcacacccttgataaggaggaacgctggtttgaacggggagtcagaggccatctatgtgaagagcgaACGACcttccctgaacgggggggggggggggggtaagagtacgtctgtcaccatcttacaatgctgtgattgcaaacattcccaaatcctgtaaacagtacacatggccattgtaactcttatGGCTAtgcctatatttgcatatgaaactggtcgttggtttcagtcgtaatgcaactgtattgtttataagggtgggggtacccgcagtcaatttagactgaagaggtcactttgatgagtgatgaagcatatctgccaataaacgcatccagatgaactgattcagccttctttgaaacCATTACCCAGCATTTAAGAAGACAGGTCGAAGCAACTCTTTTTAAACACTTTATTGTTTTCCACAAAGTACATTGGCTTGAAAGTAATACATGTAAatgtcaaaataaataaaaccatgATTAGGAGGAAAAAAAATTTATGCTCTGGTCTAAAACATGACCTGGGGTGGCAAACCGCAAATTGATATACCAATGTGTGTTTTCCACTTGCTCACAGATTGACCAGCAAACCTTACGTACAATTTTACATTGCTTTATCATATATACATGtaacaaagaaatcaaacaatgAAGTTTGGAATGCTGGGCATTTTTATAAaagtaataactgtagatacacatACAGCAGGAGAAACAGGCCACTGGTAGATGGGGTCCATAAATTTACATTGGGAAGCACCTAGTTGCTTACAACAGAGTGGTAACCACTGACTGGCTTCATATAAACCTTTGCCCAAAGACAGAAATATGGCACAGTAAgaaaattttaatttttacaAGCTAAACCGAATCTCTTGCATTGATGGGCTTCTTTCTTTAGACATCACTCAATAGCTTGCAGCAAGAAAATGTCTGGAAGAGATTCTGTGACACACTCAGGAAACATCTGGAAAAGAAATGAAATAAGTACAAATTAACCCAATAAAATTCAATCTCTAATTCACAGATGGAACTAGAAAAGGAATTCCACAAATTTCTTTAATGCACTGAAGTAATGGGAATGTGGAAgtaattcaacaaaaaaaaaactcacagcTTGCAGGTTGTTCTCCAAATCTTCGCATCAATTGGTCATGTGTGAACTTCACAAAGGTGTCATATTGCTCTAAAGAATGAAAGTCAttcaaaatgaaatgacaaacatcTGGAATTTGCTAAATTTTCAAATAGCATTTATACAGATTATTACATTACCATACATATTGATTTCTATTCATTAACTTGAAATATGACTTCAAGAATCAGCCATTTCAGATAAGGAAATCTGACTTCATGAAGCAGAAGATGCAAGCCAATAACATCTGATTACTAAGTATTGTATGGAAGTTATTATATAGGTTACCACATATAGTCTCGTTTATTTACACAATATTAGAATAGCAGttctgtggggaaaaaaagccaaGATCAAATGTGTGAATCAATATCCAGTTGGTATAAACCAGCTTGCTtaaaatgtttgttttggttgaaaAGCATGCCAATTACAGTATCCCTAGTTTATATTGTACCCACCAGCCAATTTTGAAGTCATTGTCTCCTCATATTCTTCCCGCACCTTCTCTTCCCTTTCTTTCAGCAGGCGTTCACAGATCATTCCAACTTGTCTGAGAGTGAATAAAGGTTGTTCTTTCCTTGTTGGAGAAACACCCCCAGATGATGTCCCTGTGGACGCATTTAGGTTAAAACCTGTTCTGCAAATACATATTCTTACTCTAAAACTGTGGACCCCTCTCATACATAGCTCATATGTAACAAACCTTGCATGCTGGGACCACTCATAATAGACGACTGACATGGGGAATCAGGTGAATAGCAGCCCTCCGTGTGTTGATAGACTCCGTCTAGATGTCTCCTCTTCTGAATGCGTTTATACTCTTGTTTAATGTTGTTCAGGATTTGTTCTGGAATGGCAGAGGGGAAGACAGGGTGAGTTGGTGGTCAGAGACAACAGATGTCCCGTTCGATGAGGCCTCTAAACTTACTCTGCAGTCGCTGCTTTTAGAAAAACGTAATCCGACGGCAACAATAAATCTGAAACTGCTTGGTTGTTTGACCATTTCAAAATGCAGGCCAACCTGACCGACGTGGATACCTGCGGTTAGTCTTGAAGAGGATTCTCCAAATGGTGAGGGCTCCATGCGGAGGTACTTCCTGGGAGATGAAgatgtggaggaggaggatggggacACGGGGACGCACCTCCGCCTTTTCGGGGACGTCGGACTCATCAGAGGATCGAAATCCATGGTCCTCTTCAGGGTGGCTCCACACGCCATGACTGGTGTCTTAAAGGAGGGTCTGAAATATGAGGACGACGGAATTACTACGCGTTGACGTTAGCTTATTTTAGCCGGCGCTGGCTATTGTTTGTTACCAGTCAATTTCAGACTGTGTTAACCTGTTAAACTCATTTAGCTTTGCTGACAACCAAACGCTAGACAATCCCCATAACTAACATTAGCGTTCCGGCAATAAACACTTACGCTAGCTCGAAAGGTTTGCTAGCGTTGCTTGTGGCTAACGTTACCGTGGCTATCTGGGTTAGTTATCAATCCAAAAGAAaacaaagctaacgttagctatcgttaccaTCGATAGGGTGATTTATTGAAGTATTTAGTAGATGAACAATGAATCTTACCTTTTTTGGGAGAAAAAAGTTGCCCTCTCTTATTGCCGTAGGCAACTTGTGCTGCTCAAAAGTTGCTTTTTAGAAGTTGTGAAGATGGGCCAGCTAAGGGTCAACTAT
The DNA window shown above is from Lampris incognitus isolate fLamInc1 chromosome 16, fLamInc1.hap2, whole genome shotgun sequence and carries:
- the LOC130126334 gene encoding akirin-2-like — protein: MACGATLKRTMDFDPLMSPTSPKRRRCVPVSPSSSSTSSSPRKYLRMEPSPFGESSSRLTAEQILNNIKQEYKRIQKRRHLDGVYQHTEGCYSPDSPCQSSIMSGPSMQGTSSGGVSPTRKEQPLFTLRQVGMICERLLKEREEKVREEYEETMTSKLAEQYDTFVKFTHDQLMRRFGEQPASYVS